A genomic segment from Nicotiana tabacum cultivar K326 chromosome 9, ASM71507v2, whole genome shotgun sequence encodes:
- the LOC107788551 gene encoding arabinogalactan O-methyltransferase 1-like — MLKLAIIGLVCTTLIISILFQMSNNSILCRAPVLVSPGILPDTNSTKDDNIMSQQLKVDAVLHYATSRVIPQQTLDEIKVSFDILKSLTPCNFLVFGLGHDSFMWASINPRGTTLFLEEDPKWVKAVIKVVPFLRTNTVNYRTKLSDAEKLIEHYHKESDCSAKKSFLRGNHKCKLALDMLSNEVYDKEWDMIMIDGPKGYFDKAPGRMSAIYSAAVMARNRKGSGVTHIFLHDVDRNVEKVYAELFLCRKNLVKGVGRLWHFEIPPASNVTNDFC, encoded by the coding sequence ATGTTGAAATTAGCAATCATAGGTTTAGTTTGCACCACACTAATTATTTCCATATTATTTCAAATGTCAAATAATTCTATCCTCTGCAGAGCTCCAGTACTAGTGAGTCCGGGGATCCTCCCGGACACGAACTCAACAAAGGACGATAATATAATGTCCCAACAACTCAAAGTCGACGCCGTCCTACATTACGCCACGTCACGAGTGATACCACAACAGACGTTGGACGAGATCAAGGTATCCTTCGACATTCTCAAATCTCTAACCCCGTGTAATTTTCTGGTATTCGGGCTAGGTCATGACTCGTTTATGTGGGCGTCTATAAATCCACGTGGCACCACGCTATTCCTAGAGGAAGATCCGAAATGGGTCAAGGCCGTAATAAAAGTCGTGCCGTTCCTACGTACCAACACCGTGAATTATCGGACAAAGTTGTCGGATGCAGAGAAATTAATCGAACACTACCATAAGGAATCAGATTGTTCAGCTAAGAAATCATTCTTACGAGGTAACCATAAATGTAAATTAGCATTGGACATGTTATCTAATGAAGTGTACGATAAAGAATGGGACATGATTATGATTGATGGTCCTAAAGGTTATTTTGATAAAGCACCAGGAAGAATGTCAGCTATTTATTCTGCTGCTGTTATGGCAAGGAATAGGAAAGGATCTGGGGTTACACACATATTTTTGCATGATGTGGATCGTAATGTTGAGAAAGTTTATGCAGAGCTATTTTTGTGTAGAAAAAATTTGGTGAAAGGTGTAGGAAGGCTTTGGCATTTTGAGATTCCTCCGGCTTCTAACGTGACCAATGATTTTTGCTAG